The Candidatus Margulisiibacteriota bacterium genomic sequence CTGATCAGCATGATCTCGATCTCATCATCGTCAACGTTTGGATAGTAAGAACGGGAGGATCCTTTAATATTCCAGCCCGCTTTTCTGAATAGTTCAAAAGTTGATTCCTGCAGACTCCCTTTTGGCAGGCCCAATTTTAGCTTGTTTGCCATGAAAAACACCTCTTGTCCAAAATTGTAGCATAAATTGTGCAAAAATGTAAATCCCAATATTTTCCTGATCGGCTCATCCGTAAACTCGACATCATTAAAAGCTGGCAATAACTTTGCTGTGTTGGGAATGGGACTTATTGGAGGGGACTGGGTATGGGGGTTTAACAGAAAGAGGGTAAAAATGGATAAAATGACACCAATTGAAAGGATCGCGAGCAGGATTTATTTGATCAGGGGCCAAAAAGTGATGTTGGACCGGGATCTGGCGGAATTGTATGGGGTAGAAACATTCAATTTAAATAAGGCGGTTAAAAGGAATATTTTGCGTTTTCCGGTTGATTTTATGTTCCAATTGAGTAGCGAGGAATATAAGGCTCTAAGATTCCAAATTGGAATGTTAGAAAAAGGGGCTCACTCCAAATATTTACCATATGTTTTTACTGAACAGGGTGTAGCCATGCTCTCTTCTGTTCTCCGTAGCGAGCGGGCTATCCAGATGAATATCCTGATCATGAGGGCTTTTATTCGTCTCAAACAAGTTTTCGCCGATAACAAAGAGCTGGCTGACAAGTTCCATGAGCTGGAATCAAGGGTC encodes the following:
- a CDS encoding ORF6N domain-containing protein, yielding MDKMTPIERIASRIYLIRGQKVMLDRDLAELYGVETFNLNKAVKRNILRFPVDFMFQLSSEEYKALRFQIGMLEKGAHSKYLPYVFTEQGVAMLSSVLRSERAIQMNILIMRAFIRLKQVFADNKELADKFHELESRVDCHDGALAEIIDRIRELMTPVRTNVIGFDLPK